A single genomic interval of Stieleria maiorica harbors:
- a CDS encoding nuclear transport factor 2 family protein, protein MAKPTDIRPPFTRETALKKVRAAEDAWNTRDPERVSLAYSQNSRWRNRETFVEGRPQIVEFLSGKWDKEREYRLAKQLWSFTDNRIAVRFQYEYHDDAGNWFRAYGNENWEFDDDGLMRRREASINDYAIDPSERKFHWPLGPRPADHPGLEERVK, encoded by the coding sequence ATGGCAAAGCCAACTGACATTCGGCCGCCGTTTACCCGTGAAACGGCGCTGAAGAAAGTCCGAGCCGCCGAGGACGCGTGGAACACGCGCGACCCCGAGCGTGTCTCCCTGGCCTACTCGCAGAACAGTCGCTGGCGAAATCGCGAAACGTTTGTTGAAGGACGCCCGCAGATCGTCGAGTTCCTGTCCGGAAAGTGGGACAAAGAACGTGAGTACCGCCTGGCCAAGCAATTGTGGTCATTCACCGACAACCGGATCGCGGTTCGGTTTCAGTACGAGTACCACGATGACGCGGGCAATTGGTTTCGCGCTTACGGCAACGAGAACTGGGAATTCGACGACGACGGATTGATGCGACGTCGCGAGGCGAGCATCAATGACTACGCGATCGACCCGTCGGAGCGGAAGTTCCACTGGCCACTCGGTCCCCGCCCCGCCGACCATCCCGGTCTGGAAGAACGTGTCAAATAG
- a CDS encoding carboxymuconolactone decarboxylase family protein, with the protein MARINPINPAEATGTAKELLGGVQSKLGMIPNMMSTMAHAPAVLDAYLKFSGALASGDLSTKQREQIALAVGQANRCDYCLSAHTAIGKMVGLSADQIRDARLATAADAKSDAVLKLATQLVEARGLVSDNQVAAARRAGLTGGEIAEVVANTALNLLTNYFNHVAETEIDFPPAEPLESSATCGCHSDSCSVA; encoded by the coding sequence ATGGCACGAATCAACCCGATCAACCCCGCGGAAGCTACCGGCACGGCGAAAGAACTGCTCGGCGGCGTTCAGTCCAAGCTGGGCATGATCCCCAACATGATGTCGACGATGGCCCACGCACCGGCCGTCTTGGACGCCTACCTGAAGTTCAGCGGCGCCTTGGCCTCGGGAGATCTCTCGACCAAGCAGCGTGAACAGATCGCACTGGCGGTCGGTCAGGCCAATCGCTGCGACTACTGCCTGAGTGCCCACACGGCGATCGGAAAGATGGTCGGACTGTCGGCCGATCAGATCCGCGACGCCCGATTGGCGACTGCCGCCGACGCAAAGTCCGATGCGGTTTTGAAGCTCGCAACCCAGCTGGTCGAAGCACGCGGCCTGGTGTCCGACAATCAAGTCGCCGCGGCCCGGCGAGCCGGATTGACCGGTGGTGAGATCGCCGAAGTGGTCGCCAACACGGCGCTGAATCTGTTGACCAACTACTTCAATCATGTCGCCGAGACCGAGATCGATTTCCCGCCCGCCGAACCGCTGGAATCGTCGGCGACCTGCGGTTGCCACAGCGATAGCTGCAGCGTCGCTTGA
- a CDS encoding sigma-54-dependent Fis family transcriptional regulator, whose amino-acid sequence MLEEKSPLIREPKRLLLEMAQRLNVDDALKLIVDHLAASPAVALVRIWLIRPGAGCETCPLRRECPDQTRCLHLAASAGTSSVDAQCDLTRTDGAFRRFPIGVRKVGRIAATGEALEVGNLSGRPDWLVHPDWAQAEGIRGFGGQPLVHRGQVLGVLAVFSRTTINQEDLEWLRTITNHAAASIANASAWEEIETLRRRLEMENDYLQEEVRSRNAFGDMVGNSAALRKVAEQIELVAPTDSTILVTGESGTGKELVAREIHRHSARRDRPLIKVNCAAIPRELYDSEFFGHTKGSFTGALRDRVGRFELADGGTLFLDEIGEIPLDLQSKLLRVLQEGELERVGEEQTRRVDVRIIAATNRDLKAESEAKRFRGDLYYRLSVFPIELPPLRQRKEDIPLLAEHILSQHARKLGREMPRLTKANVHDLERYDWPGNIREFQHVLERAMITSKAGRLRFQLDPTATPSHRSASRPPGAMRPSDGDDVMTVGQMRELEAANIRRALMRTHGKVSGVGGAAELLGMKPTTLASRIKSLGIDVRR is encoded by the coding sequence ATGCTTGAAGAAAAGTCCCCACTGATCCGCGAGCCGAAACGCTTGCTGCTGGAAATGGCCCAGCGTTTGAACGTGGACGATGCGTTGAAGTTGATCGTCGACCACCTTGCCGCGTCACCGGCGGTGGCGTTGGTCCGCATCTGGCTGATCCGACCGGGGGCGGGCTGTGAGACCTGTCCGCTGCGTCGAGAATGTCCCGACCAGACCCGCTGCCTGCACTTGGCCGCCAGTGCGGGGACGTCGTCAGTCGATGCGCAATGCGACCTGACGCGCACCGACGGCGCGTTTCGAAGGTTTCCGATCGGGGTGCGCAAGGTCGGTCGCATCGCGGCGACGGGGGAAGCCTTGGAGGTCGGCAATCTGTCCGGCCGACCGGATTGGCTGGTTCATCCGGACTGGGCACAGGCCGAAGGCATCCGAGGTTTCGGAGGACAGCCGTTGGTCCATCGCGGTCAGGTTCTGGGGGTGTTGGCCGTGTTCAGCCGCACGACGATCAACCAAGAGGACTTGGAGTGGTTGCGGACGATCACCAACCACGCGGCCGCTTCGATCGCCAACGCGTCTGCGTGGGAAGAGATCGAAACGCTGCGACGGCGGTTGGAAATGGAGAACGACTATCTGCAGGAAGAGGTGCGATCGCGAAACGCGTTCGGCGACATGGTCGGCAACAGTGCGGCGTTGCGGAAGGTTGCCGAGCAGATCGAACTGGTCGCCCCGACCGATTCGACCATCTTGGTGACCGGCGAGAGTGGGACCGGCAAGGAACTGGTCGCCCGCGAAATCCATCGGCATTCGGCTCGTCGTGATCGACCGCTGATCAAGGTCAATTGTGCGGCGATCCCGCGCGAGTTGTATGACAGCGAGTTTTTTGGGCACACCAAAGGCAGTTTCACCGGTGCGTTGCGTGATCGCGTCGGGCGATTCGAGCTGGCCGACGGAGGAACCCTGTTCTTGGATGAGATCGGTGAGATTCCGCTCGACTTGCAGAGCAAACTGCTGCGGGTGCTTCAAGAAGGCGAACTGGAACGCGTCGGCGAAGAGCAGACACGGCGTGTTGATGTTCGCATCATCGCGGCCACCAATCGCGACTTGAAGGCGGAGAGCGAGGCGAAGCGGTTCCGCGGTGATTTGTATTATCGGCTGAGCGTTTTTCCGATCGAGTTACCACCGCTTCGGCAGCGCAAGGAAGACATCCCCTTGCTGGCCGAACACATCCTTTCCCAGCACGCCCGCAAACTGGGGCGTGAAATGCCAAGGCTGACGAAGGCAAACGTGCACGATCTGGAACGTTACGATTGGCCCGGCAACATCCGCGAGTTCCAGCATGTTCTGGAACGGGCCATGATCACCTCCAAGGCGGGGCGGTTACGCTTTCAACTCGATCCGACGGCCACGCCAAGCCACCGATCGGCAAGTCGTCCGCCCGGAGCGATGCGGCCGAGCGATGGGGACGACGTGATGACGGTCGGTCAGATGCGTGAACTGGAAGCGGCCAACATCCGCCGTGCCCTGATGCGAACCCATGGAAAGGTGTCCGGCGTCGGCGGAGCCGCGGAGCTGTTGGGCATGAAGCCGACCACGCTCGCGTCACGTATCAAAAGCTTGGGGATCGATGTGCGTCGGTGA
- a CDS encoding DUF1559 domain-containing protein yields MKRPARMSNGFTLVELLVVIAIIGILVGLLLPAVQAAREAARRMSCSNNFKQLGLAMHNYHSAYKQLPIHGVGTGSPDGGAAPFGTTAATTNWWTNYGDSNAWRLSALIGLTPFMEQQALWDEISNPSFVDALSPGTPLSVAWPPMGPTVQFIQYRPWVTEIPMLRCPSDPGVGLPAQGRTNYAACLGDSMEWSVRGPKQHQAAQGGEVVANSGWAQRSLAADRGTFVPHKDSKFRDILDGLSNTIAFGEILTDLGDRDTRGTQSINGNPPNEIRLNPSYCIDNNQIDPDRPRYWAPATPTENANNGRGFKWADFRPNFSGCHTILPPNAPIGGGNNSGQTGMFPPSSRHQGGAHILLADGAVIFITDSIEAGDPHHEMVWQTPTDPTSSPGSQSPYGLWGALGTRASRETIQEQLNQ; encoded by the coding sequence ATGAAGCGTCCCGCTCGGATGAGCAACGGTTTTACCCTTGTGGAACTTCTGGTTGTCATCGCCATCATCGGAATTCTGGTCGGACTCTTGCTTCCTGCAGTCCAAGCAGCACGTGAAGCAGCTCGCCGAATGAGTTGCAGCAATAACTTCAAGCAACTGGGGTTGGCGATGCACAACTACCACAGTGCTTACAAACAACTTCCGATCCACGGAGTGGGAACGGGCAGCCCGGACGGCGGAGCGGCTCCGTTCGGCACGACCGCGGCCACCACAAACTGGTGGACCAATTACGGCGACTCCAACGCATGGCGTCTGAGCGCGCTGATCGGGTTGACGCCGTTCATGGAACAACAAGCCCTGTGGGACGAGATCTCCAATCCGAGCTTCGTCGACGCACTCAGCCCGGGGACGCCGCTGTCGGTTGCGTGGCCTCCGATGGGCCCGACGGTTCAATTCATCCAGTACCGGCCCTGGGTCACCGAGATCCCGATGCTGCGATGCCCCAGCGACCCCGGCGTCGGACTGCCGGCCCAAGGTCGTACCAACTACGCGGCCTGCTTGGGCGATTCGATGGAATGGTCCGTCCGCGGTCCCAAGCAGCACCAGGCAGCGCAGGGCGGTGAAGTCGTCGCCAACTCCGGCTGGGCACAACGCTCCCTGGCCGCCGACCGTGGGACCTTCGTGCCGCACAAAGACTCCAAATTCCGTGACATTTTGGATGGCCTGTCCAACACGATCGCGTTTGGGGAAATCCTGACCGACCTGGGCGACCGCGATACCCGCGGGACACAAAGCATCAACGGCAACCCGCCCAACGAAATCCGTTTGAACCCCAGCTACTGCATCGACAACAACCAAATCGACCCCGATCGACCGCGCTACTGGGCACCGGCAACCCCGACCGAAAACGCGAACAACGGACGCGGTTTCAAGTGGGCCGACTTCCGCCCCAACTTCAGCGGCTGTCACACCATTCTTCCGCCCAACGCACCGATCGGTGGCGGAAACAACTCGGGCCAAACCGGCATGTTCCCGCCGTCGAGTCGACACCAGGGCGGGGCTCACATCCTGTTGGCTGACGGGGCGGTGATCTTCATCACCGACTCGATCGAAGCCGGTGACCCGCACCACGAAATGGTTTGGCAAACGCCCACCGACCCCACTTCGTCACCCGGATCGCAAAGCCCCTACGGACTTTGGGGTGCTCTCGGAACGCGGGCATCTCGCGAAACGATTCAAGAACAATTGAATCAATAA
- a CDS encoding DUF1559 domain-containing protein, whose amino-acid sequence MKRPAQMSNGFTLVELLVVIAIIGILVGLLLPAVQAAREAARRMSCSNNFKQVGLAIHNYHSAYRQLPIHGVGTGSPAGGAAPFGVVDATTDWWTNYGDSNAWRLSALVGLTPFMEQQALWDELSNPSFVNALAPDTPLSVAWPAMGPTVEFIQYRPWVTELPMLRCPSDPGAGLPAQGRTNYAVCLGDSIDWSIRGPKQHQVARGGEMVSDSTSARRSLAADRGTFVPHKDAKFRDILDGLSNTIAFAEILTDLGDRDTRGIQSINGNPPDEIRLNPSYCIDNNQVDPDRPRFWAPTTPTENSNNGRGFKWADFRPNFSGCHTILPPNAPIGGGSSVGETGMFPPSSRHQGGAHILMADGAVIFVTDSVEAGDSHHEMVWLTPADLTSSPGSQSPFGLWGALGTRASREVIQESLNQ is encoded by the coding sequence ATGAAGCGTCCCGCTCAAATGAGCAATGGTTTCACCCTGGTGGAACTTTTGGTTGTCATCGCAATCATCGGCATCCTGGTTGGACTGTTGCTTCCAGCCGTACAGGCCGCCCGAGAAGCCGCCCGCCGGATGAGTTGCAGCAATAACTTTAAACAGGTGGGGTTGGCGATCCACAACTACCACAGCGCCTATCGGCAACTTCCGATCCACGGCGTGGGGACTGGAAGCCCGGCCGGCGGCGCGGCCCCCTTTGGTGTCGTCGACGCGACCACCGACTGGTGGACGAACTACGGCGACTCGAATGCCTGGCGTCTTAGCGCGCTGGTCGGATTGACACCGTTCATGGAACAGCAAGCGCTGTGGGATGAGCTCTCCAACCCGAGCTTTGTCAATGCACTCGCCCCGGACACTCCCTTGTCGGTCGCCTGGCCGGCGATGGGACCGACCGTTGAATTCATCCAGTACCGCCCCTGGGTGACCGAACTGCCGATGCTGCGATGCCCCAGCGATCCCGGCGCCGGCTTGCCGGCTCAAGGTCGGACCAATTACGCGGTCTGCCTGGGCGATTCGATCGACTGGTCAATCCGCGGCCCTAAACAACACCAGGTCGCTCGCGGAGGTGAGATGGTCTCCGACTCCACCTCGGCAAGACGGTCCCTGGCTGCCGACCGCGGGACGTTCGTGCCGCACAAAGATGCCAAGTTCCGTGACATCCTGGACGGCCTGTCCAACACCATCGCATTTGCCGAAATCTTGACCGACCTGGGTGACCGTGATACCCGAGGGATCCAAAGCATCAACGGCAACCCGCCCGATGAAATCCGATTGAACCCCAGTTACTGCATCGATAACAATCAAGTCGATCCCGACCGACCGCGGTTTTGGGCCCCCACCACGCCGACCGAAAACTCCAACAACGGACGGGGTTTCAAATGGGCCGACTTTCGACCCAACTTCAGCGGCTGTCACACCATCCTTCCGCCAAACGCACCGATCGGCGGTGGAAGCAGCGTTGGGGAAACCGGGATGTTTCCTCCATCAAGCCGACACCAGGGCGGTGCTCATATCCTGATGGCCGACGGCGCCGTGATCTTTGTGACCGATTCGGTCGAAGCCGGCGATTCGCATCACGAAATGGTTTGGTTGACTCCCGCCGATCTCACGTCGTCGCCCGGTTCACAAAGTCCATTCGGGTTGTGGGGTGCCCTCGGAACACGCGCGTCACGTGAAGTGATTCAAGAATCATTGAATCAATAA